In one Diprion similis isolate iyDipSimi1 chromosome 6, iyDipSimi1.1, whole genome shotgun sequence genomic region, the following are encoded:
- the LOC124407396 gene encoding protein bark beetle isoform X1, with amino-acid sequence MYGVQALVILACLCKSWNVAGQQSNPTDPSTIYYTEPHSNSVTPDYGVSSFTELPGGRITKGERLLQRSRSPYVVREDLFVERDGTLVIEPGVEIRFAPMIGITVRGIITAKGTPEQPVVFTSAEAQSTQPEPRSIRLVDGPSPLEGRLQLLHHGEWRSVCTNSRNWTRADLETACRELGLQGGAWRGWLDRQWPARPRLLYEQPGCRGTESSLQSCDQWSYRQLGAGACDYHPDLAISCLPRHDGATQAVKHWRGLRFESSVSDKSLIQENTMNVYRSESILRHVDIKYAGTGREYNTTSALHVEGVPPRMESLSILHSAFNGLNVTSPNAPVVITNCTIRSNKGYGIYVNSSTGLALVENCVVLDNGADGIKYVHHNEKPDEKLDRTDNHDLCQLPGNPSQIFPIIIFMEQRNHKLNREVCTKHIYTRPGHVLTVHFLQMITDQNDTATIEVYDGTSGAEKLLGSVKVRNGTLPQSVTTTRHNLYIKFVAEPRTQMIAFIRLSSGYKKTYDLNVTGSTIADNNGRGIAVEKIRSALHIHDTSVSNNNHVAGVHVAGGSADINVTESRISFNNGDGVNVTLYGGNRNISRTSISSNRGYGFAVWLNDSSNSEYVAFNQTTVVEYSEVFKNKDIGVLVGNATGNSYVNVTGNWFNGSSEVAVQVESSWRQNGNLLKLQIGHNVFIQNTKLGIKLSPALNMDGCIEYNHFKEHSYGGILVRNPLYEEFNTLPATLLIQHNEFYNNRGVFVVSIGLSPYSDVQRLLFTRNFVRNNRIREALDDGENQGVRLIPRSRVAAAVVVSSGNVEVFRNILQNPESLYEIGSHLGDQSKVINCTYNWLGFSEEPKIFDRLFHRKDRYNLAKIEYLPYLLHPSNPAANTIISNPTYVAQFQNPGTNFVGGEVDGQESLSAGEYVVVRDINIRPGGKLTLQPGVTLRFPPAVGMMIAGKLDARGKEPSDIMFTLKEEIVYEPENETSTDMAMLEDGETSAPVRLLGGRTNLEGRLQVRIGERWGTVCNYGWTIRDAALVCHQLGLSLDPDNWFMERSDIPSAGTNEEIVLSNVQCTEDDVDVTKCRAETVNEFENSCTHENDVGIVCSEAAWAGLRFSPLAQRSDLQYITIERAGLFDYTTNAFKPALQIDFARHSMDGIKVVNNLQDGLGVLYSDIYSADAVNTVRNSEFSNNRGSGMSFKQLGLKVFRSRLENNGIAGIRHNPALSAVQQREFAGWFDRSPDMTVDTPYNPIVIPEDSGDIELANGETKYVITAKPDRANLDRVINVQCTPGYVIGIQLLNPIQNRSTEQIIIHDSHNTNHKGNIWYLKRDLTVFPVSSSSYKVILEYHSGDDSLGGTVIALTALLAPVQDIRNRIVQGPVPTLTVTNTKIKGNKRGILASYYNRYVDELGDHFLRKANETIKLIGCEISHNTDQAIYVNSPHWNVFQSNVSEISFQINNTLITDNGKGILQFSRDLRHSNNLFHWILQDNTFERNRAGGFDVTLPYVWQYNENFTHSLYFDNNTWRSNEQFSFIVDGHFANLNMSFNVFDTNRCKTGLISIRGMEKRMEIHDNRIEKNSGTYMVEFKADSQSEILGEMNAIFYKNEVKRNHYESITRGFHQMYNTPTYVVGFHGIQKVRVYRNLFGENTLDYELLAGIRTAKINNEVQVTENWWGTADYAQIRQRIFDFDDWNDHAVANFVPYLTEDAIDSSISVSWDLVTGVDLDNLGGRLTETLSLYRRDKPYIIRADITIMPDATLNIYPDVVMEFAPNVGILALGTLNAIGAHGHEIVMRPLTVDNPNSNTLRKRSLKNDLSLDTIRLCKEGNCTSSSNEGFLEYFNHTTLQWIPICDSRFTERNAEVACRQLGYDSLNVFVTRDRRYELHQGSLTRIWSWPEPLQCVGIEERIEDCQIRLNGQLFGHKDECPWDGEFVFVHCGERNLDPTQDYWGGIRMANAEFEHHLYEHRIHDVITHSTVRRVESVLKFVNVTGAGILHNEKAAAIQSIMKSPEITHVGVTQSAYHGINIISPTHTVELLFNSIENVLGNGLNILSLTGEGREADESSFTPIKSLHIPYHLFSMIDICDTDKEITIEERVLVYYKYDNNPVNCVKIFRSTYRAKPFGFRLLQFDLFNSTGKPGRADGITLYDGDIYNVTAREIGHLEAGTSQEKKLFRTTGPSLSIRLFANGASGSHGFIAEIVTLPISAIGFNRDVQHNVSYSIVSNCHEGAVKYASAGEVNAIMTLERNQFLNNCAKLYGNITTCGSAVTLDVQNTQSLYFRNNLVKGNQGGLLIRADSRGSATSLKGWIHNNLFTDNFNKPALYVEGRQSSPYQEVTIFRNYFTRNIAPYENNIVLKQVVSNMTLNYLHGNQGKHLLEISGFERVRLPIYQSTSHNGFYKNYAVNRESRSTIVAGTPGQQYVDNVFFNPDNDYEMSTMNRSLLVDVEWYYNQLEMWRSHVDARHNWWGYNETIAVAGRIKDREDSPELLQVDYQPFYMSNKSVLTGKCPPAWELVGDTCYIYIGAPMDFYSARDFCRMANASMPFIMGDYIELWKFLKKQQTRFDYSERVWVQQLEKVDQCTMFTYQTIEVDHCMQPNTFICEIDPRVYIDPLSWRKDIVAIGVLSSAGIALALLAAAIALWVSKSKRRRVERLERRNSIRQSLHSLRSVGSTSGFTELGYRRKPISRRKREKRVVLVPPMQTKQSTDTLNSRSLDYKKMMNNGSIDSMDKSQLNSSMEDNQSYDVYEAHNPRYSPRASNAGEFKGNNLPKYHPTARSVNPAFDLSYRNEGFRNHSTFAVPDQNGWPSTGNVEPPADTPEDSPSEPMNELSYLNNASTLPLNSSLATTDSISDMKRELEASPAHSPTGAFAPSIQYDTEPLTPGSEPVPEYFSPPPPHPYYYEERPRSEALLESNLDQPEEKPLRSKSEALLETNFDVFTPPEPTELTQLSSGSRSKSQPLETAM; translated from the exons ATGTACGGTGTGCAGGCGTTAGTGATTTTGGCATGTTTGTGCAAAAGTTGGAATGTAGCGGGCCAACAATCAAACCCTACAGATCCCTCGACCATATACTACACCGAACCTCACAGCAATAGTGTGACGCCTGATTATGGAGTATCAAGCTTCACCGAATTACCCGGCGGTCGGATTACCAAAGGTgaaaggttgctccagagatCCCGGAGTCCCTACGTCGTTCGCGAGGATCTTTTCGTGGAACGTGATGGGACTCTGGTGATTGAGCCTGGCGTTGAGATCCGGTTTGCTCCAATGATTGGCATCACAGTTCGCGGGATTATCACTGCCAAG GGCACACCCGAACAGCCGGTCGTGTTTACGAGCGCTGAGGCGCAATCCACTCAGCCCGAGCCCAGGTCTATTCGACTCGTCGATGGGCCGAGTCCGCTCGAAGGACGGCTGCAGCTTCTTCATCATGGCGAATGGCGATCCGTCTGCACCAACTCCCGAAA TTGGACTCGGGCGGATCTTGAAACGGCTTGTCGAGAATTAGGATTGCAAGGTGGTGCGTGGCGCGGATGGTTGGATAGACAGTGGCCAGCTAGACCTCGTCTTCTCTACGAACAGCCAGGTTGTCGCGGCACCGAGTCATCCCTGCAAAGTTGCGACCAGTGGTCTTACAGGCAGCTCGGTGCTGGAGCCTGCG ATTACCATCCGGACCTTGCTATCTCTTGTCTGCCTCGACATGATGGCGCTACACAAGCCGTTAAACATTGGCGCGGCCTGCGATTTGAGAGTAGTGTCTCCGACAAGTCGTTAATACAAGAGAACACCATGAACGTTTACAGATCCGAGTCCATCCTGAGGCATGTGGACATCAA ATATGCGGGCACAGGCCGTGAGTACAACACAACGTCGGCTCTGCATGTGGAAGGTGTTCCACCACGCATGGAATCACTTTCAATTCTTCACTCGGCGTTTAACGGTCTAAATGTCACTTCGCCGAATGCTCCAGTCGTCATCACAAATTGTACCATACGCAGTAACAAGG GGTACGGAATTTACGTGAACAGTTCAACCGGCCTTGCTCTGGTTGAAAATTGCGTGGTACTCGACAACGGGGCGGATGGAATAAAGTACGTACATCACAACGAGAAACCCGATGAGAAACTGGACAGAACCGATAATCACGATTTGTGCCAACTTCCAGGAAATCCTAGTCAAATCTTtccgataattatttttatggaaCAACGCAACCATAAATTGAACCGGGAAGTTTGTACGAAG CATATTTACACGCGACCCGGGCATGTCCTGACGGTGCATTTCCTGCAAATGATTACGGATCAGAATGACACGGCGACGATTGAAGTTTACGACGGAACCAGTGGGGCGGAAAAACTTTTGGGAAGTGTCAAAGTGCGGAATGGAACATTGCCGCAAAGTGTGACAACGACGCGGCATAATTTGTATATTAAATTCGTTGCTGAACCTCGGACGCAGATGATCGCCTTCATCAGACTTTCCTCGGGATACA aaaaaACGTATGATTTAAACGTGACCGGCAGCACAATAGCGGACAACAATGGCCGGGGAATAGCCGTTGAAAAGATACGTTCTGCGCTGCATATTCACGATACTTCTGTATCGAACAACAATCATGTGGCGGGGGTGCACGTCGCTGGTGGATCGGCGGACATAAACGTGACGGAAAGTCGCATATCGTTCAACAACGGTGACGGTGTAAATGTAACTTTGTACGGTGGTAACCGAAATATATCGAGGACAAGCATTTCCTCCAATCGTGGATATGGCTTCGCTGTGTGGCTTAACGACAGTTCGAACTCGGAGTACGTTGCCTTCAATCAAACGACTGTCGTTGAGTACTCGGAGGTGTTCAAGAACAAGGACATCGGTGTATTG GTAGGAAATGCGACGGGTAATTCTTACGTGAATGTAACTGGAAACTGGTTCAACGGTAGTTCGGAAGTTGCGGTTCAAGTCGAGTCCAGTTGGAGGCAGAATGGAAATTTGCTGAAACTACAAATTGGCCACAacgtttttatacaaaatacgAAACTTGGGATAAAACTGAGTCCTGCTCTGAACATGGATGGATGCATTGAGTACAATCATTTCAAAGAACACTCTTATGGCGGTATATTGGTGCGGAATCCGCTTTACGAGGAATTCAACACCCTACCGGCAACCCTGCTGATACAACATAACGAGTTCTACAACAATCGTGGTGTATTTGTTGTCAGCATCGGACTGTCGCCGTACAGCGACGTCCAGAGGCTATTGTTCACCAGAAATTTCGTTCGTAACAACCGGATTCGTGAAGCATTGGACGATGGAGAGAACCAGGGTGTTAGATTGATTCCGAGATCAAGGGTGGCCGCTGCTGTGGTCGTCTCATCCGGGAATGTTGAAGTATTTAGGAACATTCTTCAAAATCCAGAATCGCTGTATGAAATTGGCTCCCATTTGGGAGACCAGAGTAAAGTGATCAATTGCACTTATAACTGGCTTGGATTTTCCGAGGAGCCGAAAATATTTGACCGATTGTTTCACAG GAAAGACAGGTACAATTTAGCCAAAATTGAGTATCTTCCGTACCTCTTGCACCCCAGCAATCCAGCGGCCAACACAATAATATCGAATCCTACTTACGTTGCGCAATTTCAAAACCCGGGCACGAATTTTGTCGGCGGAGAAGTAGATGGACAGGAAAGTCTCTCAGCTGGAGAGTACGTCGTCGTACGAGATATCAATATCAGACCTGGAGGGAAACTGACCCTGCAGCCAGGTGTTACCTTGCGATTTCCGCCCGCGGTCGGAATGATGATCGCTGGTAAGCTGGATGCGCGGGGCAAAGAGCCGAGTGACATCATGTTCACCCTGAAGGAGGAGATTGTCTACGAACCTGAAAATGAAACTTCCACAGACATGGCCATGCTTGAGGACGGCGAGACAAGTGCTCCCGTGAGGCTTCTGGGTGGTCGTACGAACCTTGAAGGCAGATTGCAG GTTCGCATAGGAGAAAGATGGGGAACCGTCTGTAATTACGGATGGACAATTAGAGATGCTGCTTTAGTGTGCCACCAGCTAGGATTGAGCTTGGATCCAGATAATTGGTTCATGGAACGCTCTGATATTCCGAGTGCTGGTACAAACGAGGAAATCGTACTGAGTAACGTTCAGTGCACGGAGGATGACGTTGACGTCACAAAATGTCGAGCCGAAACCGTAaacgaattcgaaaattcttgCACCCATGAAAACGACGTCGGGATTGTTTGCTCGGAAGCCGCCTGGGCTGGTCTCAGATTCAGTCCATTGGCTCAAAGGAGTGACCTTCAGTATATCACCATAGAAAGAGCTGGTCTCTTTGACTATACGACGAACGCGTTCAAGCCTG cCCTGCAAATTGACTTTGCAAGACACTCTATGGATGGAATAAAGGTTGTAAATAATCTTCAAGACGGACTGGGAGTATTATATTCCGACATTTATTCAGCGGATGCGGTGAATACCGTAAGGAACAGCGAGTTTTCGAACAACAGAGGTAGTGGGATGAGTTTCAAACAGCTTGGCTTGAAAGTTTTCCGATCGCGGTTGGAGAATAATGGGATAGCCGGAATCCGACACAATCCCGCTCTGTCGGCAGTTCAGCAAAGAGAATTCGCCGGATGGTTTGATCGTTCACCCGACATGACGGTTGACACGCCTTACAATCCGATCGTAATACCTGAAGACAGTGGTGATATTGAATTGGCCAATGGCGAAACGAAGTACGTTATCACCGCTAAGCCCGATCGAGCGAATCTCGACCGCGTGATAAATGTTCAG tGTACACCGGGCTATGTGATAGGTATCCAGCTCTTGAATCCGATACAAAATCGAAGCACGGAGCAGATAATTATCCATGATTCCCATAACACGAATCATAAAGGTAACATCTGGTATCTGAAGAGAGATCTTACTGTATTTCCTGTCAGTTCCAGTTCGTACAAAGTTATCCTGGAATATCACAGTGGCGATGATTCTCTCGGTGGTACAGTTATCGCTCTTACTGCACTCTTGGCTCCAGTTCAG GATATTCGTAATCGGATCGTTCAAGGACCTGTTCCAACACTGACCGTCACCAACACGAAAATTAAAGGAAATAAACGCGGTATTCTGGCCTCGTACTACAACCGATACGTGGATGAATTGGGTGACCACTTTTTGCGAAAGGCCAACGAGACGATTAAATTGATCGGCTGTGAAATATCCCATAATACCGATCAGGCGATTTATGTGAATTCACCGCATTGGAACGTCTTTCAATCTAACGTATCAGagatttcgtttcaaataaacAACACACTGATTACCGACAACGGTAAAGGAATCCTACAATTCAGCCGGGACTTGAGGCATTCAAACAACCTGTTCCATTGGATTTTGCAAGACAATACCTTCGAAAGAAATCGTGCTGGTGGTTTCGATGTTACGTTACCCTACGTGTGGCAgtacaatgaaaatttcacccacTCGTTATACTTTGATAACAACACATGGCGCAGCAACGAGCAATTTAGTTTCATCGTTGACGGCCACTTTGCCAATTTAAACATGTCTTTCAACGTCTTCGATACCAATCGATGCAAGACGGGTCTCATTTCTATACGTGGTATGGAAAAGCGTATGGAGATCCACGATAACAGGATCGAAAAGAACAGCGGTACCTACATGGTGGAGTTCAAGGCTGACAGCCAGTCAGAAATATTAGGCGAGATGAACGCCATATTTTACAAGAATGAGGTAAAGCGAAATCACTACGAAAGCATAACCAGAGGCTTTCATCAGATGTACAACACGCCGACGTACGTCGTCGGTTTTCACGGTATTCAAAAGGTGCGCGTGTACAGAAATTTATTCGGCGAAAACACGTTGGATTACGAACTCTTAGCTGGTATTAGAACTGCTAAGATTAACAACGAGGTACAGGTAACGGAAAATTGGTGGGGCACTGCTGACTACGCCCAAATAAG GCAGAGAATCTTCGATTTCGACGATTGGAACGATCATGCAGTGGCCAACTTTGTACCCTACCTGACAGAGGACGCGATCGATTCGTCGATTTCAGTCAGCTGGGATCTCGTGACCGGTGTCGATTTAGATAATTTGGGGGGAAGACTTACCGAAACCTTGTCACTGTACCGGCGTGATAAACCCTACATCATACGAGCTGATATAACAATAATGCCAGATGCAACGTTGAACATTTACCCGGACGTTGTTATGGAGTTTGCACCCAACGTCGGTATCTTGGCTCTCGGAACTTTGAATGCTATCGGAGCTCATGGGCATGAGATCGTGATGAGGCCTTTGACCGTCGACAATCCAAATTCCAATACGTTGAGAAAACGGAGTTTGAAAAACGACCTGTCATTGGACACAATCCGATTATGCAAGGAGGGAAATTGCACGTCCTCGAGCAATGAAG GCTTTTTGGAGTATTTTAATCACACAACTTTGCAATGGATACCAATATGCGACTCACGTTTCACCGAACGGAATGCCGAAGTTGCTTGCCGTCAATTGGGTTACGATTCGTTGAACGTTTTCGTTACTCGGGATCGCAGATACGAGCTTCATCAGGGCTCACTGACTCGAATTTGGTCGTGGCCGGAACCATTGCAG TGCGTCGGAATCGAAGAGCGTATCGAAGACTGTCAGATTCGATTAAACGGACAACTGTTTGGTCACAAGGACGAGTGCCCGTGGGATGGTGAATTCGTATTCGTTCACTGCGGCGAAAGGAACTTGGATCCAACCCAGGACTATTGGGGTGGCATACGTATGGCTAACGCCGAATTCGAACATCACTTGTACGAGCATCGCATTCATGACGTTATCACACATAGTACGGTTCGTCGAGTAGAATCTGTGCTCAAGTTCGTGAATGTCACGGGTGCTGGTATCCTGCACAATGAAAAGGCCGCAGCTATCCAGTCTATTATGAAATCCCCGGAAATTACCCACGTCGGAGTTACCCAGAGTGCTTATCACGGGATCAATATCATTTCCCCTACGCATACG GTGGAGCTGCTGTTCAACAGTATTGAAAATGTATTGGGAAATGGTTTAAACATTCTGTCTTTGACTGGAGAAGGTCGAGAGGCGGATGAAAGTTCGTTTACACCAATCAAATCTCTACACATTCCCTATCACTTGTTCAGCATGATCGATATTTGCGACACCGATAAAGAAATAACGATCGAGGAACGAGTACTCGTTTACTATAAGTACGACAATAATCCGGTGAATTGTGTCAAGATATTCAGGAGTACCTACAGGGCTAAGCCTTTCGGATTCAG ACTGCTGCAATTTGACCTGTTCAATTCGACCGGCAAGCCTGGACGTGCCGACGGAATCACGTTGTACGATGGAGATATCTACAACGTGACGGCTCGAGAAATTGGACATCTGGAGGCTGGTAcatcgcaagaaaaaaagctgtTCCGAACCACTGGGCCAAGCCTTAGTATTAGATTATTCGCTAACGGTGCCAGCGGTAGCCATGGATTTATTGCAGAAATTGTTACATTGCCGATATCCGCGATTGGATTCA ATCGCGACGTTCAGCACAACGTATCCTATTCCATAGTATCAAACTGCCACGAGGGCGCGGTTAAATACGCAAGCGCCGGGGAGGTGAACGCAATAATGACCCTGGAGAGGAATCAGTTTTTGAACAATTGCGCGAAGCTATATGGAAATATAACAACCTGCGGATCGGCGGTTACATTGGACGTGCAAAATACGCAATCACTGTATTTTCGC AATAATTTAGTGAAAGGAAATCAAGGCGGTCTATTGATACGTGCCGATTCCCGAGGGTCTGCCACGTCTTTGAAAGGCTGGATTCACAACAATTTGTTTACCGATAACTTTAACAAGCCCGCATT GTACGTGGAAGGCAGACAAAGCAGTCCTTATCAGGAAGTCACGATATTCCGAAACTATTTCACGAGAAACATTGCGCCGTACGAGAATAATATTGTGCTGAAACAGGTAGTTAGTAATATGACGTTGAACTACCTGCACGGCAATCAGGGCAAGCATTTACTCGAGATTTCTGGATTCGAACGAGTTCGATTGCCGATATATCAGAGTACTTCGCATAATGGATTTTACAA aaattATGCAGTGAACCGGGAGAGTAGAAGTACTATCGTCGCTGGCACACCGGGGCAACAATACGTTGACAATGTATTTTTCAATCCCGACAACGACTATGAAATGTCAACAATGAACAGATCGCT ACTTGTCGACGTGGAGTGGTATTACAA TCAATTGGAAATGTGGAGATCGCACGTGGACGCAAGACACAATTGGTGGGGCTATAACGAAACCATAGCCGTTGCCGGAAGGATAAAAGACCGAGAGGATTCACCTGAACTTCTCCAGGTTGATTACCAACCGTTCTACATGAGTAACAAGAGCGTTTTGACCGGCAAGTGTCCACCTGCATGGGAATTAGTCGGCGACACGTGCTACATATACATTGGCGCTCCCATGGACTTTTACTCAGCAAGAGATTTCTGTAGG ATGGCCAATGCATCGATGCCTTTTATAATGGGTGATTACATCGAATTGTGGAAGTTCCTCAAGAAGCAACAGACACGTTTCGATTATTCCGAACGAGTTTGGGTACAGCAATTAGAGAAGGTCGACCAGTGCACGATGTTTACGTATCAAACGATCGAAGTTGATCACTGCATGCAGCCAAACACATTCATTTGTGAAATCG ATCCCAGAGTATATATCGACCCCTTATCGTGGAGAAAAGACATAGTGGCTATAGGAGTGTTGAGCTCGGCTGGAATAGCGCTCGCACTTTTGGCGGCTGCCATAGCCCTTTGGGTTTCAAAATCGAAGAGAAGACGAGTGGAACGTCTTGAAAGGCGAAACTCCATAAGACAGTCTCTGCACTCCCTTCGATCGGTTGGTTCGACTTCCGGATTCACGGAACTCGGTTATCGAAGAAAACCAATTTCT CGGCGAAAACGGGAAAAAAGAGTGGTTCTGGTACCACCCATGCAg ACGAAGCAATCAACCGATACGCTCAACTCCCGATCTCTGgattataagaaaatgatGAACAACGGGAGCATAGACTCAATGGATAAGTCTCAGTTGAATTCGTCGATGGAAGACAATCAGAGCTACGACGTTTACGAGGCGCACAATCCTCGTTATTCACCGAGGGCCAGTAATGCCGGCGAATTCAAGGGTAACAACCTGCCCAAGTATCATCCGACAGCGAGATCCGTCAATCCCGCCTTCGACCTCTCGTATCGAAACGAGGGATTCAGGAATCACTCAACCTTCGCGGTCCCGGATCAAAACGGATGGCCCTCCACCGGGAACGTCGAACCTCCAGCGGACACCCCCGAGGACAGCCCGTCCGAGCCAATGAACGAGCTATCGTATTTAAATAACGCCTCGACCTTGCCGCTGAATTCGAGTCTCGCTACGACCGATTCAATAAGCGATATGAAGCGGGAACTCGAAGCATCTCCAGCGCACAGCCCGACCGGGGCTTTCGCACCATCAATCCAATACGACACCGAGCCGCTAACACCGGGATCCGAACCGGTTCCAGAATACTTCAGTCCCCCGCCGCCCCATCCTTATTATTACGAGGAAAGGCCCAGAAGCGAGGCTCTTCTGGAATCCAATTTAGATCAGCCGGAAGAAAAACCTTTGCGATCAAAGAGCGAAGCTTTGCTAGAAACTAATTTCGACGTATTCACACCCCCCGAACCTACGGAATTGACGCAGCTCTCATCGGGCTCACGCAGCAAAAGTCAACCGCTCGAGACAGCTATGTAA